TTCAGGCTGCCTGAACCATGTACGTCGCCATCGCCGACTTTTGCTTCGTTGAGGATGCTGGTCAGGGATTTTTTCCTGAAAAGCGAATTAGACATTTGTTGCGTTTAAGGGTTGATATTAAAAAGCCGTTATGGACAGCAAAACTGTCAATAACGGCCAAATATAAAAATAATCCTTACTCAATGTTGCCGCACGAGGAGAAAATCCGCGAGTTCGCGCAAAGGCTGCTTACGGCCCGAGATTACGGCAATGGCGTCGAGATGTTCGTATGCGATCTGCGAGAAACGCTCCTTTTCCTTCTCCGCCCAGTCATCGACCCGGCAATCGCGGAAGATCTGCAGCACGGTGGCCACCTTGTCGTCGGGGTTGCCGGCCAGCATTTCGTTCAGCTTCTGGCGTTGTGCGGGGTTGCACAGTTCCAGGGCTTTGAGGAGAAGGAACGTCTTTTTGTTAACGAGGATGTCGCCGCCTTGTTGCTTGCCGAATTTATCCGGATCGCCGAAAGCGTCGAGGTAATCGTCCTGGATCTGGAATGCGATCCCAACGTTTTTACCGAATTCGTAGAGGTGTTGCTGGTTGCCTTCGCTCCCGCCTCCGCAAATGCCGCCCATCTGCAGGCTGGCGGCCAGCAGCACGGAGGTTTTCAGGGCGATCATGTTCACGTAGTCGCCGTACTGCACGTTTTCCGGCGACGTCTGTTCCATATCCATATCCAGCTGCTGCCCTTCGCATACTTCGCGGGCGGCGCGATTGAAAACGGAAATGATCTTCGTGCGGTATTTGCCGGTTACCTTATTCAGGTGCTCGTAGCTGTGGATCAGCATCACGTCGCCGGCGAGGATGGCGGCCGAATCGGAGTATTTCGTATGGACGGTCGGCATCCCCCTGCGCAGGGGCGCCTTGTCCATAATATCGTCATGAATGAGCGTGAAGTTGTGGAAAAGCTCCACCGCGTTGGCGGCGTGGAACGCATCGGGCTCCAGGTCTGCGAAGAGCTCATTGCCCAATAGGCAGAGTACCGGCCGGATGCGTTTCCCGCCTATCCCCAGGATATACTGTGCGGGATCGTACAGGTTGGCCGGATGGTCGGGAAATTGTCGTTGACTGAACTGTTGTTCGAATTGCGCTGATAATTCTTTGAATGAGTGCATCTTACTTCTTTTTCTTCCTTGATTTTGTTTGCGGCGCCTTGCCTGTCTTTTTACTTCCGTCCCTTCTTTCAACTCTTTCACTCCTGCCGCCTTTCTTCAACGGCGGCAGATCACTGCCTTCTTCCACCAGTTCATAATCGAGCTGCCGCTTGGGCAAGCTGGCGCCCACCACGCGGATGGTCACCTTATCACCGATCCGGATGCGTCTGCCGGTTCGCAGGCCTACCAATGCATAATCGGTTTCGGAATGTTTATAGTCTTCGCGCAGCCCGTGAACGCTCACCAGCCCCTCGCATTTTGCGAACACCGTTTCCACCCAGAACCCGAAATGCGCCACGCCGGACACGATCCCTTCGAACGTTTGCCCGATGAAGTCCTGCATATATTCGACCTGTTTGTACTTGTTGGCCGCCCTTTCGGCTTCCATGGCTTTCCGCTCCATGTCGGAGGAATGCTTGCAACGCTTTTCCAGCAGCTTGTCGATTTTCGCTTCGCCTTCCAAAACCTGCGCCAGGATGCGGTGCACCATTACGTCGGGGTACCGGCGGATGGGTGAGGTAAAGTGGCAGTAATGCGGGAACCCCAGCCCGTAGTGCCCGATATTGTCGGAAGTGTAAATGGCCTTGGCCATGGTACGGATCCCGAGTGTTTCGAGCACATGCTGTTCCGGCTTTCCCTGTACCAATGTGAGCATCTTGTTGAAAGAAGTGGCGATGGTTTCCGGGCTTGTGGCGTCGAATTTATAGCCGAATTTACCTGCAAATACGGCAAAAACATGCATTTTTTCTTCGTCCGGTGTATCGTGCACGCGGTAAGGGAAGGGAATGGGATGCGTATTTACTTTCTGTTTGGAGACGTATTCTGCCACCGTGCGGTTCGCCAGCAGCATCAGTTCTTCAATCAGCTGGTGCGATTCATCACTCTGATTGACCTTTACACCGACCGGTTTTGCGTTCTCATCCAGCTGGAAGCGTACTTCCTGGCTGGAAAAATTAATGGCGCCTGCCTTGAAGCGCGCGGCCCGCAGGGTTTGCGATAATTTGTTCAGCAGTAATACCTCCTCAAAATAAGGCCCCTCGCCCGTCTGGATGATCTCCTGCACTTCTTCATACGTAAACCGGTGGCGCGAATGGATAATCGTGCGCCCCATCCAATATTGCTTCACTTTCGCCTTGTCATCCATCTGGAACACGCAGGAAAAACACAGGTGGTCTTCGTGCGGCCGCAGCGAACATAATTCATTTGAAATTTTCTCCGGCAGCATGGGCAGCACCCTGTCGGGCAGGTACACGGAAGTGGCGCGGTGTTCAGCCTCCTTGTCCAGCGCGGTATTGGGCTGCACATAATGGCTCACGTCGGCGATATGCACCCCGATTTCCAGCATGCCGTTTTTCAGGCGGCGGATGGAAATGGCGTCGTCGAAATCGCGGGCGTCCACGGGGTCGATGGTAAACGTGAGGATTTTACTGAAATCCTTCCTTCCCTCGCGGTCTTTGGCGTTGAGATTGCCCGCTCCCGGCATTGCGGCGAGCTCGTCGAGCACGTCTTTGGGCCATTGCAGCGGGAAGCCGCTTTCCACGAGTATTTCTTTCATGGCGAGGTCGTTGGCGTTGGTGGCGTCGAGGATTTCGACGATCTCGCCAACCGGCTTGCGGGTCTTTTCGCCCCAGGCCACGATTTTCACGACCGCGCGGTCGCCGTCCTTGGCGCCTTTGAGCGAGTTTTCGGGAATATAGATATCGGGGAGCCAGGCGCCTTTTTCGGGCACGAGAAATGCGAATGTTTTGCTCAGCTGGATGGTGCCCGTGAATTCGGTCTTCTTCCGGGTGAGCACGTCTGTCACGTGCCCCTCCATCCTGCCCATGCTTTTACCCTGGCGGATGACGTCGACCAGCACTTCGTCGCCGTCCAGGGCTGAATTGAGGTTTTTCTGCTTCACCATGATGTCGCTGTCCAGGCCTTCCACTACCACGAACGCCATCCCTGACCGGGTTACGTCCACAATACCTTTGTAGGTCTTCTTCTGGCTGCTGTTCTTCTGTTTCTTTTCTTTCTTTTTGGTCATTTACTTGATTTTAGGGTTGCGGCGTTTGCCATCCGGGTGGCGTTTCTCCGGCCGCCAACAATGCATTTTCCGTGTATTCCATCACAAAACGGTCGAATCCGGCGGATTCCCCGAAGAGAAAAGCCACTTCTACCGGTATAACGGCAAAAGGCAGCTGCGTGTTCGCGATGATGTCGCGCAGCAGGTTGAGCCTTACCGCGTCTTTTTCCGTTGTGATGATGTAAGCCGGCCCTTCTCCGTCCAGGTTATCCAGTTCCAGCCGGATCTTTTCCAGGTCGTTCCGGTTGTAATAATAGTGGTCGGGGAAAGACAGGAGACTAACATTCTCATGTCTTTGCCGCAAATGTTGTACCAGCGGCTCCGGCCGGGCGATCCCGCAGGCTACCAGGACCCTGGCGTTCTCCGGAATCAGGACGGGCTCGCCGGTGAGCATTTCGGCCGGAACACCGTACTGCAGCGTAGTAAAGAACAATTGCTGATGCGGTAACGGGTTGATTTCCCTGCGGATATTTTCTTTTTCAGCGGCCGTCAGCCCGGCCGGACATTTCGACACAATAATCCCATCCGCCCGGTGATACCCCTTCCTTCCCTCGCGCAGGCGCCCTGCTGGCACCACGTGGTCGCGGGTGAAAAGGCGGCTGTAATCTGTTACCATGAGGTTCAGGCCGGGTTTGATGGACCGGTGCTGGAAGGCGTCGTCGAGCAGGATCACTTCCGTTTCCGGGCGGTCTCCCATGAGCTGGGGCACCGCCAGCATGCGCTCTTCCCCTACGCAAACGGTCACTTCCGGGAATTTCCGGTGGAACTGCATGGGCTCGTCGCCGATATCCGCAGCGGTGGTTTTGGGCCCCGCCAGCTGGTAGCCTTTTGTTTTGCGGTTATAGCCCCGGCTGAGGGTGGCCACGCGGTAGCGGTCTTTCAGCAGCCGGATGAGGTATTCGACATGCGGCGTTTTGCCCGTGCCGCCCACTGAAAGGTTGCCCACAGCGATGGTCGGCACGCTGAATTCCACGGAAGTGAGCATGCCGGCGTCGTACAGGCGGTTGCGGACCCAGAGCACCAGGCCGTACAACAATGCGAAGGGATAGAGTAAAAAGCTAAGATATTGCCACACGGGACTATTCATTTTTTGCGTCTGTAAAGTAATAAACCTTTTCCGGGGTTACCACGGATTGAAGGGGGATATCGCCATCCCAGGCGTCGGAAACGGGTGCTTCGAGCGGGCCGAAGAGGCTCAGCCCCACCGTTTGCACATCGGGCCGGCACTGGCGCAGGAAACCGTCGTACATCCCTTTGCCATACCCCACGCGATGGCCGGAGGTATCGAAGGCGAGCAAGGGAACGAACACTACATCGAGCTGCGCGGGCTGCACGTGCTGGCCGTTCTCCGGTTCGGGGATGCCCAGGGCGTTTTCGACGAGGGTGGTGTCGGCTTTCCAGGCGAAATGCTCCATGTCGCCGGTGGCGATGAACGAGCGCGACAGCACCAGCGTAGCTTCGGGGAAACGTTCGCGGAGCTGGGCGGACAGCGGCCAGGTGTCCACTTCGTTCCTGGCGGCGATGGGCAGAAAAAGGTGGATATATGCGGGATGGCCGAGATCGAGGTGGCGGCATTGTTCCAGGAGCGCGTTATTGAGTTGCCGGAAGGATTCGGGCGAAAGGGCTTTTCTCCTGGCCAGGTACATTTTGCGGATGGCTTGTTTGGCGGTCATATCGATCATGGGTGGAGAAGTTCTTGCAACCGGGGGCGCATCAACCCGGCCTGCAGGTCCACGAAACTGCGATCCGTCCGTTCCGCCTGCGGGATGCGGGTGATGAGGGGATATTGGCTCCAGGCCACCACATCGTCTTCGTTGGTATGATGATCGCCACTGAAAATCCATCCGGTTACGTTGATGCCCGCGCTGCGTAGCGCCATGGCCGTGAGCAGGCTATGATTGATGCTGCCGAGATAATTCCGCGCCACCACGATCACCTGCGCATCGAGCGCGCGGATCAGGTCGAGGAAAAAATAATTGCCGTTCAGGGGCACCATCAGTCCGCCGGCGCCTTCGATGATCAAAGGTCTGCCCGGCTGCTGCAACCGCCGTGCATGATGGAGAATGAGGTCTTCCTGCACGATGATCCCTTCTTCCCGCGCCGCCAGGTGAGGCGAAGCGGGCAACCGCAACCGGTATAATTCGTCGTGAACGGTTACCTGCGGAGATGTAAGCGAACGGACGGTTTCCGTGTCGGTTCCATCCTCCAGCCCCGCCTGCACCGGTTTCCAGTACTGCGCGCCCAGCGCTTCCGCCACGCAGGCGGATGCAAGGGTTTTACCGACGCCCGTACCGATTCCGGTGATGAAGATATTGTTCATGGAAGCAAATATAAAGTATCATTCAACCAATTACCTTAAATTCGTTACCCAAGACCCAAGATTATGAAGTATTGTGAAAATATCCTCGAAACGATCGGCCATACCCCATTGGTCAAATTACACCGCGTAACCGCCGAGCTCCCCTGCCCCGTATTCGCCAAAGTTGAGTTCTTCAATCCCGGCAACTCCATCAAAGACCGGATGGCCGTGCGGATGGTCGAAGAAGCCGAGCAGAAAGGGCTCCTAAAGCCCGGCGGCACCATTATCGAAGGCACCTCGGGCAACACAGGCATGGGCCTCGCGCTCGCGGCGGTTATCAAAGGTTATAAATGCATTTTCACAACTACTGACAAGCAATCCAAAGAGAAAGTCGACATACTCAAAGCTGTTGGTGCGGAGGTGATCGTCTGCCCAACCAACGTGCTGCCGGAAGATCCACGGTCATACTACAGCGTGTCCGCCCGACTGGCGCGCGAGATCCCGAATAGTTTTTACGTCAATCAATACGACAACCTCGCCAACCGCGACGCGCATTATGAGCAAACGGGCCCGGAAATCTGGGAGCAGACGGCAGGGAAAATCACCCACCTCGTTGTGGCCACCGGCACCGGCGGAACAATCACCGGAACGGGGAAATACCTCAAGGAACAGAATCCGGATGTGCAAATCTGGGCGGTCGACAGCTACGGCTCGCTGCTGAAGAAATATTTCGATACCGGCGAAATCGATATGAGCGAGGTGTATCCTTATATCACCGAAGGCATCGGGGAAGATTTCGTACCGAAGAATTACGATATGAGCGTGATCGACCACTTCGAAAAAGTGACGGATAAAGACGGCGCCGTGATGGCCAGAAGGATTTCGAAAGAAGAAGGGATTTTCGTGGGGTATTCCGCAGGCTCCGCCGTGGCAGGGCTTCTACAGCTGAAAACGCGGTTGAAGGCCGATGATGTGGTGGTGGTTGTTTTCCATGATCACGGCTCGCGGTATGTGGGGAAAGTGTACAACGATCAATGGATGATGGAACGCGGGTTCCTGGATGTAAAAACTGTGCGCGACGTGGTGAATGGCCGCCGCAACCTGCCGCTGGTCACCATTTCGCCGGATGACAAGGTGAGCGACGCCATCGGTAAAATGAAGAAATTCGACATTGAACATTTACCGGTTTTGCAGCAGGACGAACTGATCGGCGCCATTTCGGAAGGCGGATTATTCAGCAAACTGATCGACCAGCCAGAGCTGAAAGAGCAGCCGGTGCGCAATATCATGCAGAAAGCCTTCCCCGTGGTGGCGATGGACACGCCCATCGAAAAGCTTACGGTCTACATCAATAAAGAAAACGGCGCTGTGCTCACGCAGGACGATTCCGGTTATTACCACATCGTTACCAAATACGACATTATCCAGGCGCTGGGGAATTAAGCCATGAAATATACTGATCAGATCGGGCATACAATTACGCTGGAAGGAGTTCCGAAGCGCATCGTATCGGTTGTTCCTTCGCAAACGGAGCTGTTGTATGACCTTGGGGCCGATGTAGCGGGCATCACGAAATTCTGCGTGCATCCGCCGCAATGGTTCCGGGAGAAAACCCGCGTGGGCGGCACCAAGCAGCTGCACATCGGCAAAATCGCGGAATTGCAACCCGATCTCATTATCGCCAATAAGGAAGAAAACGAAAAAAGCCAGATCGAGGCCCTGGCGCAGCGGTTCCCGGTATGGACCAGCGACATTCAGACGCTGGAGCAATCGCAGGAGATGATCTACGCGCTCGGCGAAATCCTCGATACCCGGCGAGCGGCCGGCGAAATCGCGGGGCGTATTGCCGGAGGATTTGCATCCCTCCGCCCCCTCCACCCCGCCGTTCCCTCGGCTTATTTTATCTGGCGCGATCCCTGGATGGTGGCGGGTGGCGATACGTTCATCAATAACATGCTGCAGCGCTGCGGCCTGCGCAATGTGTTCGCCGATCTCCCACGATATCCCTCCATTACCTTGCCACAGCTGGCCGCCAGCGGGGTTAAACTCATCCTGCTCAGCAGCGAGCCCTATCCTTTCAAAACGAAACACATCGCCGAAATCCGGGAATACGTGCCGGATGCGGAAATCGTGCTGGCCGACGGAGAGATGTTTTCCTGGTACGGCAGCAGGCTCGTTTACGCACCGGCTTATTTTAATGAGCTGTTGGATATCTACCGCTAATTTTCCTCAGACATGATTTTTTTAGCGCAGGCAACCGCTGCGCGCAACCCGCCGTAACCTTTCCGGAACAACAGACATAACAATGGAAAGAAGAGATTTTTTATCCGGCATGGGCGCTACACTGGCGGTTATTTGCGCGGGCGGATTGGCCGCCTGCGGCGGGAAGGGCGACGATCCCGCGCCTTCGAACCCTCCCGGTGGCGGTGGCGGAGGAGGCGCCAGGCTCACCGTTAACCTGGCCAACGAGCTGACGACCATCGGGAGTTACAAGATTGCGAGCGGCGTAGTATTGATCCGGCTGGCGGCGGGCAACGTGCCGGGGTCTTTCGCGGCGCTGACCAGCACCTGCACGCACGAAGGCTGCACCCTTTCCGGCGTAACGGCCGGGAAGATCGTTTGCGGCAGCTCCTGCGGCCATGGCAGCCGGTTCAATACCGATGGTTCAGTATCCAACGGGCCTGCTACTGCGGCTTTGACCAAATTTTCGGTGGCTGTTAACGGTACCACTTTAACCGTTACCTGATATGCTCCGGGCCGGCATTCCCGGCCCCTTCTTCCGTCGGCAATCCAAACGAATTTGCGGTCCCGGATGAATGAAATCAACGCCGAAGGCCCGTTTGGGGCCAGAACTTTAGAGAAATCTAAAAGTGGAAATGCCTATATTTGCTTTCCTTTAAAAATTAAAAGTTACATCGTCTATGGGAAAGTACAAAGCCGGCGTATTATTCGGCGAAGAGCTGGAAGCGCTCTACAAGGATGCCAAGGATAGCGGATATGCCATGCCCGCGGTTAACGTGGTAGGCACCGATACCGTGAACGCCGTTCTCGAAACAGCCGCAAAGGTGAATTCTCCGGTAATCATCCAGTTTTCTAACGGTGGCGCGCAGTTTTATGCGGGGAAAGGGATGCCGAACGACAAGCTGCAGGCGAATATCTCCGGTGGTATTTCCGGCGCCAAGCACGTACATGAAGTAGCCAAATACTATGGTGTCCCCGTAGTGCTCCATACCGACCACGCCGCTAAAAAATGGCTGCCCTGGATCGACGGCTTGCTGGACGCGGGCGAAAAGTTCATGAAAGAGAACGGCCAGCCTCTGTACAGCTCCCACATGCTCGACCTCTCCGAAGAGCCCTTGCACGAAAACATCGAAATCTCTAAAAAATACTTCCAGCGGATGAATAAACTGGGCATGTCCATCGAAATCGAACTGGGCGTGACCGGCGGCGAGGAAGACGGTGTGGACAATTCCGGCGTGGAAAACTCCCTCCTCTACACCCAGCCGGAAGACGTGGCCTACAGCTACGAGCAACTGATGGAAGTGGGTTCCCGCTTCACCGTGGCGGCCGCATTCGGCAACGTGCACGGCGTTTATAGCCCCGGCAACGTGGAACTGCGCCCCGAGATCCTGAAAAACAGCCAGGACTTCATCGAAAAGAAATTCGGCACCGCACCCAAACCCGTTTATTACGTGTTCCACGGCGGTTCCGGCTCACCCAAGCACCAGATCGCGGAAGCGCTCGGTTACGGTGTTATCAAAATGAACCTCGATACCGACATGCAGTGGGCTTTCTGGGAAGGCGTGCTGCATTATTATAAAGATAAAGAAGGCTACCTCCAGGCCCAGCTCGGCAACCCCGAAGGCGAAGGAAAGCCCAATAAAAAGTACTACGACCCCCGCGTTTGGCTCCGCAAAGGCGAGGAATCCTTCGTGAAACGCCTCGAAGAGGCCTTCCACGACCTCAATTGCATCAACCGTAACGCATAATAACCAGGTTGTTATATATTTGCCAAAGCCCCCTGTTAAAAAACGGGGGGCTTTTTGGTTGACGGAAAAATTTAATTTTATCGTATCTTGCACCACTAAACTTTAATCTAATTACTTAGTACACATTCTGTATGAGCTGGTTTAAGCGAATTAAACAGGGTATTTCCACCACTACCAGTGAGAAGAAAGAGGCGCCGGACGGTTTATGGCACAAATGCCCGAAATGTAAGAAGACGACCACCATGAAAGATCTGAAAGTGAATCTTTACGTTTGCGATAAGTGTAATTATCACAACCGTATCAATTCACCCGAATACTTCGAGATCATTTTTGATGATAATAATTTTGAAGAGCTCTTCACCAACATTTACCCGAAAGACTTCCTCGGCTTCAACGACCTGAAACCTTATGGCGATAGGCTAAAAGACGCCCAGAAGAAATCCGGACTCTCCGACGCCATGCGCGCCGGCGTGGGAACGGTGAACGGGTACGGCCTCGTGGTGGCCTGTATGGACTTCAACTTTATCGGCGGCTCCATGGGCTCCGTAGTCGGTGAAAAGATCGCCCGCAGCATAGATTATTGCATCCAGCATAAACTGCCCCTGATGATCATCAGCAAATCGGGCGGCGCACGTATGATGGAAAGCGCATTTTCCTTGATGCAGA
Above is a genomic segment from Chitinophaga pollutisoli containing:
- a CDS encoding polyprenyl synthetase family protein produces the protein MHSFKELSAQFEQQFSQRQFPDHPANLYDPAQYILGIGGKRIRPVLCLLGNELFADLEPDAFHAANAVELFHNFTLIHDDIMDKAPLRRGMPTVHTKYSDSAAILAGDVMLIHSYEHLNKVTGKYRTKIISVFNRAAREVCEGQQLDMDMEQTSPENVQYGDYVNMIALKTSVLLAASLQMGGICGGGSEGNQQHLYEFGKNVGIAFQIQDDYLDAFGDPDKFGKQQGGDILVNKKTFLLLKALELCNPAQRQKLNEMLAGNPDDKVATVLQIFRDCRVDDWAEKEKERFSQIAYEHLDAIAVISGRKQPLRELADFLLVRQH
- the rnr gene encoding ribonuclease R, which gives rise to MTKKKEKKQKNSSQKKTYKGIVDVTRSGMAFVVVEGLDSDIMVKQKNLNSALDGDEVLVDVIRQGKSMGRMEGHVTDVLTRKKTEFTGTIQLSKTFAFLVPEKGAWLPDIYIPENSLKGAKDGDRAVVKIVAWGEKTRKPVGEIVEILDATNANDLAMKEILVESGFPLQWPKDVLDELAAMPGAGNLNAKDREGRKDFSKILTFTIDPVDARDFDDAISIRRLKNGMLEIGVHIADVSHYVQPNTALDKEAEHRATSVYLPDRVLPMLPEKISNELCSLRPHEDHLCFSCVFQMDDKAKVKQYWMGRTIIHSRHRFTYEEVQEIIQTGEGPYFEEVLLLNKLSQTLRAARFKAGAINFSSQEVRFQLDENAKPVGVKVNQSDESHQLIEELMLLANRTVAEYVSKQKVNTHPIPFPYRVHDTPDEEKMHVFAVFAGKFGYKFDATSPETIATSFNKMLTLVQGKPEQHVLETLGIRTMAKAIYTSDNIGHYGLGFPHYCHFTSPIRRYPDVMVHRILAQVLEGEAKIDKLLEKRCKHSSDMERKAMEAERAANKYKQVEYMQDFIGQTFEGIVSGVAHFGFWVETVFAKCEGLVSVHGLREDYKHSETDYALVGLRTGRRIRIGDKVTIRVVGASLPKRQLDYELVEEGSDLPPLKKGGRSERVERRDGSKKTGKAPQTKSRKKKK
- the lpxK gene encoding tetraacyldisaccharide 4'-kinase, yielding MWQYLSFLLYPFALLYGLVLWVRNRLYDAGMLTSVEFSVPTIAVGNLSVGGTGKTPHVEYLIRLLKDRYRVATLSRGYNRKTKGYQLAGPKTTAADIGDEPMQFHRKFPEVTVCVGEERMLAVPQLMGDRPETEVILLDDAFQHRSIKPGLNLMVTDYSRLFTRDHVVPAGRLREGRKGYHRADGIIVSKCPAGLTAAEKENIRREINPLPHQQLFFTTLQYGVPAEMLTGEPVLIPENARVLVACGIARPEPLVQHLRQRHENVSLLSFPDHYYYNRNDLEKIRLELDNLDGEGPAYIITTEKDAVRLNLLRDIIANTQLPFAVIPVEVAFLFGESAGFDRFVMEYTENALLAAGETPPGWQTPQP
- a CDS encoding 5-formyltetrahydrofolate cyclo-ligase; protein product: MIDMTAKQAIRKMYLARRKALSPESFRQLNNALLEQCRHLDLGHPAYIHLFLPIAARNEVDTWPLSAQLRERFPEATLVLSRSFIATGDMEHFAWKADTTLVENALGIPEPENGQHVQPAQLDVVFVPLLAFDTSGHRVGYGKGMYDGFLRQCRPDVQTVGLSLFGPLEAPVSDAWDGDIPLQSVVTPEKVYYFTDAKNE
- the bioD gene encoding dethiobiotin synthase, coding for MNNIFITGIGTGVGKTLASACVAEALGAQYWKPVQAGLEDGTDTETVRSLTSPQVTVHDELYRLRLPASPHLAAREEGIIVQEDLILHHARRLQQPGRPLIIEGAGGLMVPLNGNYFFLDLIRALDAQVIVVARNYLGSINHSLLTAMALRSAGINVTGWIFSGDHHTNEDDVVAWSQYPLITRIPQAERTDRSFVDLQAGLMRPRLQELLHP
- a CDS encoding pyridoxal-phosphate dependent enzyme; this encodes MKYCENILETIGHTPLVKLHRVTAELPCPVFAKVEFFNPGNSIKDRMAVRMVEEAEQKGLLKPGGTIIEGTSGNTGMGLALAAVIKGYKCIFTTTDKQSKEKVDILKAVGAEVIVCPTNVLPEDPRSYYSVSARLAREIPNSFYVNQYDNLANRDAHYEQTGPEIWEQTAGKITHLVVATGTGGTITGTGKYLKEQNPDVQIWAVDSYGSLLKKYFDTGEIDMSEVYPYITEGIGEDFVPKNYDMSVIDHFEKVTDKDGAVMARRISKEEGIFVGYSAGSAVAGLLQLKTRLKADDVVVVVFHDHGSRYVGKVYNDQWMMERGFLDVKTVRDVVNGRRNLPLVTISPDDKVSDAIGKMKKFDIEHLPVLQQDELIGAISEGGLFSKLIDQPELKEQPVRNIMQKAFPVVAMDTPIEKLTVYINKENGAVLTQDDSGYYHIVTKYDIIQALGN
- a CDS encoding helical backbone metal receptor encodes the protein MKYTDQIGHTITLEGVPKRIVSVVPSQTELLYDLGADVAGITKFCVHPPQWFREKTRVGGTKQLHIGKIAELQPDLIIANKEENEKSQIEALAQRFPVWTSDIQTLEQSQEMIYALGEILDTRRAAGEIAGRIAGGFASLRPLHPAVPSAYFIWRDPWMVAGGDTFINNMLQRCGLRNVFADLPRYPSITLPQLAASGVKLILLSSEPYPFKTKHIAEIREYVPDAEIVLADGEMFSWYGSRLVYAPAYFNELLDIYR
- a CDS encoding Rieske (2Fe-2S) protein, translated to MERRDFLSGMGATLAVICAGGLAACGGKGDDPAPSNPPGGGGGGGARLTVNLANELTTIGSYKIASGVVLIRLAAGNVPGSFAALTSTCTHEGCTLSGVTAGKIVCGSSCGHGSRFNTDGSVSNGPATAALTKFSVAVNGTTLTVT
- the fbaA gene encoding class II fructose-bisphosphate aldolase, whose amino-acid sequence is MGKYKAGVLFGEELEALYKDAKDSGYAMPAVNVVGTDTVNAVLETAAKVNSPVIIQFSNGGAQFYAGKGMPNDKLQANISGGISGAKHVHEVAKYYGVPVVLHTDHAAKKWLPWIDGLLDAGEKFMKENGQPLYSSHMLDLSEEPLHENIEISKKYFQRMNKLGMSIEIELGVTGGEEDGVDNSGVENSLLYTQPEDVAYSYEQLMEVGSRFTVAAAFGNVHGVYSPGNVELRPEILKNSQDFIEKKFGTAPKPVYYVFHGGSGSPKHQIAEALGYGVIKMNLDTDMQWAFWEGVLHYYKDKEGYLQAQLGNPEGEGKPNKKYYDPRVWLRKGEESFVKRLEEAFHDLNCINRNA
- the accD gene encoding acetyl-CoA carboxylase, carboxyltransferase subunit beta, which gives rise to MSWFKRIKQGISTTTSEKKEAPDGLWHKCPKCKKTTTMKDLKVNLYVCDKCNYHNRINSPEYFEIIFDDNNFEELFTNIYPKDFLGFNDLKPYGDRLKDAQKKSGLSDAMRAGVGTVNGYGLVVACMDFNFIGGSMGSVVGEKIARSIDYCIQHKLPLMIISKSGGARMMESAFSLMQMAKTSAKLTQLAAARLPYISLMTDPTTGGVTASYAMLGDINTAEPGALIGFAGPRVIKETIKKDLPEGFQSAEFLLDHGFLDFITDRKELKNKLGSLLQLFKN